The nucleotide window AAGTTTGCCATTTGAATAATGTAGTCTATTCACAGTTTCATCATCATGACCCTCCATCGAGTGCCTCCCCCTGGTTGTCTTGCCAAGCGCCTTAAACTCCAGTCCTGTGCCGTATCATTTCGGGAACATCGCAATCAATAAGCCATTTCGCACTCTTACTCGAGGCTGGTGCGGCTGGCGTTGTTGATGGGCGCGGGCGTTGCGGGGCCCTCGGGGGTAACGTAGGCCTTGgtcatgccgccgtcgacaaccATGTCATGGCCATTGACGAAGCTCGACTCGTCGCTCGCCAGGAAAAGgacggcctgggcctgctcAATGGCCTCGCCGAAGCGGCCGGTAGGAAAGTGCACCTCGCGGCGCATGCGCTTggggacgtcgtcgccgagccagTCCTGCAACAGCGGGGTGTTGAGAGGCGCGGGGCAAAGCGAGTTGAAGCGGTAACCCTCGCGGGCGTGGACCATGGCGAGCTCGCGGGTGAGAGCGAGAACGGCGCCCTTTGAAGCCGTGTAGGCAAGCTGAGGGGTGGCAGCGCcaacgagggcgacgacagAGGCCGTGTTAATGATGGAGCCCTTGCTTTTGTTGTTGCGGCGCAGGGCGAGAACGGCGTGCTTGCTGCCGAACCAGACACCCTTGACGTTGATGTTCTGGGTCAGATCCCAAATCTCTTCGGGGGTGTTGACAGCATCGTCGTCACGGGCGTGCATGATACCAGCGTTGTTGAACATAATATCGAGGCCACCCCAGGCATCGACCgagtcgacgagggccttgATCTGGTCCTCCTTGGAAACATCGGTGATCTATTCCAGCGTAGCAAAAACCGTCAGCTCGAGGAATGATGGGAGTTGAGCATCgtgtggtgatggtggtgccGAATGTGACGCGGAT belongs to Colletotrichum higginsianum IMI 349063 chromosome 5, whole genome shotgun sequence and includes:
- a CDS encoding Short-chain dehydrogenase, whose amino-acid sequence is MGSVPTEISGRLAGKNAVVTGAAGGIGLETSILFAKEGASVVMADISGPALEKAKAKVLSLIPSARVETKITDVSKEDQIKALVDSVDAWGGLDIMFNNAGIMHARDDDAVNTPEEIWDLTQNINVKGVWFGSKHAVLALRRNNKSKGSIINTASVVALVGAATPQLAYTASKGAVLALTRELAMVHAREGYRFNSLCPAPLNTPLLQDWLGDDVPKRMRREVHFPTGRFGEAIEQAQAVLFLASDESSFVNGHDMVVDGGMTKAYVTPEGPATPAPINNASRTSLE